One genomic region from Anabaena sp. PCC 7108 encodes:
- a CDS encoding glycoside hydrolase 100 family protein, with product MTREEISIVNTLENQAWELLERSIVYYKGHPVGTIAVCDKTQSILNSDHCFIRDFMPSALLFLIKGRYDIVHNFLEETLKLQPKKNQFDAYTPRKGLIPASFKVVSIDGEESLEADFGEKAIARVTPVDSCLWWIILLHAYVKATKDVKFAMQPQFQQGIMLIMEICLATRFDMNPMLLVPDGACMIYRRMGIYGYPLEIQSLFYAALRAARKLLICAGNEEIVTAIDNRLPLLRDHIRHHYWIDMKHLNIIYRFKSEEYGQTAVNPFNIYPDSIPYADLSVWLPKHGGYLAGNVGPSQLDVRFFSLGNLMAIICSLTNERQSQAIMNLIEEQWDDLVGEMPMKICFPALENEEYKIFTGCDPKNVPWSYHNGGSWPVLLWFLAAAAQKTGRTNISERAIEIAQARLSQDEWPEYYDSTSGSLIGKEARRYQTWTVTGFLLAKELMRNPEYLDLISFGEFDIEKNDRFCDL from the coding sequence ATGACAAGAGAAGAAATATCAATAGTAAATACTCTAGAAAACCAGGCTTGGGAATTGCTAGAAAGGTCAATTGTTTATTATAAAGGTCATCCTGTAGGAACTATAGCTGTTTGTGATAAAACTCAATCTATTTTAAATTCTGATCATTGCTTTATTCGAGATTTTATGCCATCAGCTTTACTTTTTCTAATCAAAGGTAGATATGATATTGTGCATAACTTTCTAGAAGAAACTTTAAAATTACAACCGAAAAAAAATCAATTTGATGCTTATACACCTCGTAAAGGGTTAATACCAGCCAGTTTTAAAGTAGTATCAATAGATGGAGAAGAGTCTTTAGAAGCAGACTTTGGTGAAAAAGCTATAGCTAGAGTGACACCTGTTGATTCTTGTTTATGGTGGATTATTCTTTTACACGCTTATGTTAAAGCTACAAAAGATGTGAAGTTTGCCATGCAGCCTCAATTTCAGCAAGGCATTATGTTAATCATGGAGATTTGTTTAGCGACGCGGTTTGATATGAACCCAATGCTATTAGTTCCTGATGGTGCTTGTATGATTTACCGTCGTATGGGTATTTATGGTTATCCTTTAGAAATTCAATCTTTATTTTATGCTGCTTTACGGGCAGCACGTAAATTGTTAATTTGTGCAGGTAACGAAGAGATTGTTACAGCTATTGATAATCGCTTACCTTTATTAAGAGATCATATCCGTCATCATTATTGGATAGATATGAAACACCTGAATATTATCTATCGTTTTAAAAGTGAAGAATATGGACAAACAGCAGTAAATCCATTTAACATCTATCCAGATTCCATTCCCTACGCCGATTTATCCGTTTGGTTGCCAAAACATGGTGGTTATCTAGCTGGAAATGTCGGACCATCTCAGTTAGATGTTCGTTTCTTCTCTTTAGGAAATTTAATGGCTATTATTTGTTCTCTTACTAATGAACGTCAATCCCAAGCCATTATGAATTTGATTGAAGAACAATGGGATGATTTGGTGGGAGAAATGCCCATGAAAATTTGTTTTCCGGCTTTAGAAAATGAAGAATATAAAATTTTTACTGGTTGTGACCCCAAAAATGTCCCCTGGTCATATCATAATGGTGGTAGCTGGCCAGTTTTGTTATGGTTTTTAGCTGCTGCTGCTCAAAAAACAGGTAGAACCAATATTAGTGAACGTGCTATTGAAATTGCTCAAGCAAGACTTAGTCAAGACGAATGGCCAGAATATTACGATAGTACGAGTGGCTCATTAATTGGTAAAGAAGCAAGGAGATATCAAACTTGGACTGTGACAGGTTTTTTATTAGCAAAAGAATTAATGCGAAATCCTGAATATTTGGATTTGATTAGTTTTGGAGAATTTGATATTGAAAAGAATGACCGATTTTGTGATTTATAA
- a CDS encoding NUDIX hydrolase — MPLGRELPQLLKQRLFHKGRKFNFEVNRLRLPNKTEGEWECIRHPGGALAVPVTSEGKLVLIRQYRFAVQGRLLEFPAGTLELNEDPLQTIQREIEEETGYHADKWDKLGEFFLAPGYSDEIIYAFLARDLQKLEIPPKQDEDEDIETVLLTPEELDQAIREGEPVDAKSIASFFLARSFLI; from the coding sequence ATGCCACTAGGTAGAGAATTACCACAGCTGCTGAAGCAACGCTTGTTCCACAAAGGACGCAAGTTTAATTTTGAAGTCAATCGCTTACGTTTACCCAATAAAACTGAGGGAGAGTGGGAGTGTATTCGTCATCCCGGTGGCGCTCTTGCTGTTCCTGTCACCTCGGAGGGTAAACTGGTGCTTATACGTCAGTATCGTTTTGCCGTACAAGGGAGATTGTTAGAATTCCCCGCAGGCACTCTAGAACTCAATGAAGATCCTTTACAAACTATACAAAGGGAAATTGAGGAAGAAACTGGCTACCACGCTGATAAATGGGATAAGTTGGGAGAGTTTTTTCTGGCTCCTGGTTATTCCGATGAGATTATCTATGCTTTTTTGGCACGAGATTTGCAAAAGCTGGAAATACCTCCAAAACAAGACGAAGACGAAGATATAGAAACAGTGTTGTTGACTCCCGAAGAACTAGACCAAGCTATTCGTGAAGGTGAACCTGTAGATGCTAAATCTATTGCTAGTTTTTTCCTAGCTCGTTCGTTTTTAATTTGA
- the folK gene encoding 2-amino-4-hydroxy-6-hydroxymethyldihydropteridine diphosphokinase — MRGARVAISFGGNMGDTHEIFQASLETLAATPGIILEAKSSWYKTKAVGPPQPDYLNGCAKFKVKLSPQALLETLLAIEQKFGRVRQERWGARTLDLDLLLYDDLIVDQPNLQIPHPRMHERAFVLVPLAEIAPDWIEPFSQRIIHDLLQEVDTSDVHLVKSN, encoded by the coding sequence ATGAGAGGGGCGAGGGTAGCCATATCTTTTGGGGGTAATATGGGTGATACCCACGAAATTTTCCAAGCATCTCTAGAGACTTTAGCCGCAACCCCAGGTATTATCCTCGAAGCCAAATCTAGTTGGTACAAAACTAAAGCGGTCGGTCCACCCCAGCCAGATTACTTGAATGGCTGTGCCAAATTCAAAGTAAAATTATCACCCCAGGCGTTGTTAGAGACTTTGTTAGCAATTGAACAAAAGTTCGGACGTGTCCGTCAAGAACGTTGGGGAGCGCGTACTTTAGATTTAGATTTATTGTTATACGATGACTTAATTGTAGATCAGCCAAATCTCCAGATTCCTCATCCCCGAATGCACGAACGAGCTTTTGTATTAGTCCCATTGGCAGAAATTGCCCCGGATTGGATAGAACCATTTTCTCAAAGGATAATTCATGATCTCCTCCAAGAAGTAGACACTTCTGATGTACATTTAGTTAAGAGCAATTAA
- a CDS encoding transglycosylase domain-containing protein, translating to MLVKAKQLLNQMTNISSGMVARIGRSDKPFYRRIWFWTGLGLGGGIIAFSYGIGSIDRSLPDKAELNAVVREQTLTIKAGDGTVLQQQGEATREQLKLEQIPDNLKKAFIASEDRRFAQHNGVDTQGIIRAVVNNLRSQNVVEGGSTITQQVARILFLTQERTLWRKLKEVRLAQKMEQELTKDQILERYLNLVYLGSGAYGVGDAAWVYFSKTVDQLTLSEMATIAGLAPAPNIYAPDKNPKAAIERRNLVLQRMQEDGVITPEQRQAAIQEKLTVNSSLPKRLQVEFPYFTTYVQQELPKYISADVLAGGGLLVETTLNPNWQKSAEEAVAKTLKNQGRWENFKEAALVAIDPRNGEIQAMVGGKDFNKNQFNRVTQAQRQPGSTFKGFVYATAIATGKSPYDGYVDQPLVVDGYEPKNYSEKFYGWMNLRDALTRSINTIAVRLLIDVGFEPTIKLAHDMGIKSELKPTYSLALGSNEVNLLELTSAYGSFANQGSHTEVHGIRRILNRQGQVIWSADFPSKQVLDADSSAIMTWMLRNVVNNGTGGAAQLDDRPVAGKTGTSDEARDLWFIGYIPQVVAGVWLGNDNNRPTYGSSSSAAYTWHEFMAKAVVGMSVEKFPARPKLENRKGTITAQPIKPKKIVNVSFSNNDEKSDEDNTDNSNSSSRRRRRRRDTQVEEQSSNYTPRRRRRYQQQEDTTPRRRRRRDRSEESSNNSSSESSSSSRRRSRSRNNGAANSSPAVQPSWRERLKPGASSE from the coding sequence ATGTTGGTGAAAGCAAAGCAGTTACTGAACCAGATGACGAACATATCATCTGGGATGGTTGCCAGGATTGGTAGGAGCGATAAACCTTTTTATCGTCGGATTTGGTTTTGGACAGGCTTGGGTTTAGGTGGCGGAATTATTGCTTTTAGTTACGGTATAGGTTCTATAGATCGCTCTTTACCAGATAAAGCTGAACTAAACGCAGTAGTGCGAGAGCAAACGCTGACTATTAAAGCTGGGGATGGTACTGTTCTTCAACAGCAAGGAGAAGCGACAAGGGAACAGCTAAAGCTAGAGCAAATACCAGATAACTTAAAGAAAGCTTTTATCGCTTCAGAAGACCGAAGATTTGCACAACACAATGGGGTCGATACTCAAGGTATCATCAGAGCAGTTGTAAATAATTTGCGATCGCAAAATGTGGTAGAAGGTGGTAGTACCATTACCCAGCAAGTGGCACGAATTCTCTTCCTCACCCAAGAACGGACTCTCTGGCGCAAACTCAAGGAAGTCCGTTTGGCTCAAAAAATGGAGCAAGAATTGACCAAAGACCAGATTTTAGAACGTTACCTGAATCTGGTTTATTTGGGTTCTGGAGCCTACGGTGTCGGAGATGCCGCCTGGGTATATTTTAGTAAAACAGTAGATCAACTCACGTTGTCAGAAATGGCAACCATTGCCGGACTAGCCCCCGCTCCCAACATCTACGCCCCAGATAAGAATCCCAAAGCGGCAATAGAGCGCCGAAATTTGGTCTTGCAACGGATGCAGGAAGATGGAGTAATTACACCAGAGCAAAGACAAGCTGCGATTCAAGAAAAACTGACTGTTAACAGTAGTTTACCCAAACGGTTGCAAGTCGAGTTTCCTTACTTTACTACCTACGTTCAGCAGGAATTGCCCAAATATATTTCTGCTGATGTATTGGCAGGAGGCGGTTTATTAGTAGAAACAACTTTAAATCCCAATTGGCAAAAATCAGCCGAAGAGGCAGTTGCTAAAACTTTAAAAAATCAAGGTAGATGGGAGAATTTTAAAGAAGCAGCTTTAGTAGCTATCGATCCCCGTAATGGAGAAATCCAAGCAATGGTGGGGGGTAAAGACTTTAATAAAAACCAGTTTAATCGAGTTACTCAAGCCCAACGGCAACCAGGCTCGACATTTAAGGGTTTTGTCTATGCTACTGCGATCGCTACAGGTAAGAGTCCCTATGACGGTTATGTAGATCAACCTTTGGTAGTAGATGGTTATGAACCAAAAAATTACAGCGAAAAATTCTATGGTTGGATGAACCTCAGAGATGCCCTGACTCGCTCCATCAACACAATTGCAGTCAGGTTGTTAATCGATGTGGGATTTGAGCCAACAATTAAACTTGCCCATGATATGGGAATTAAATCAGAACTGAAACCGACTTATTCTTTGGCTCTCGGTTCTAATGAAGTCAATCTCCTGGAATTAACCAGTGCGTATGGTTCTTTTGCCAACCAAGGATCACATACAGAAGTTCATGGTATTCGTCGCATACTTAACCGTCAAGGTCAGGTAATTTGGTCTGCTGATTTCCCATCTAAACAGGTTTTGGATGCTGATAGTAGCGCCATTATGACCTGGATGTTACGCAACGTTGTCAACAACGGAACTGGTGGTGCTGCCCAATTAGATGATAGACCCGTGGCTGGCAAAACTGGTACTTCTGATGAAGCCCGTGATTTATGGTTTATTGGTTATATTCCCCAAGTCGTAGCAGGAGTTTGGCTAGGTAACGATAATAACCGCCCTACTTATGGGAGTAGTAGCAGCGCCGCTTATACCTGGCATGAATTTATGGCAAAAGCGGTGGTGGGTATGTCTGTAGAGAAGTTTCCTGCACGTCCTAAGTTGGAAAATCGCAAAGGGACAATTACAGCCCAGCCCATCAAACCGAAAAAAATTGTCAATGTCTCTTTTTCTAATAATGATGAAAAATCGGATGAGGATAATACCGACAATTCTAATTCATCAAGCAGACGCAGACGCAGAAGACGAGATACTCAAGTAGAAGAACAGTCATCGAACTATACCCCAAGACGGAGAAGACGTTACCAACAACAAGAAGATACCACTCCTAGAAGAAGACGACGACGCGATCGCTCTGAAGAATCTAGCAATAATTCTTCTTCGGAATCATCTTCTAGTTCTCGTCGGCGCAGCAGAAGTAGAAATAACGGTGCTGCTAACTCTTCACCTGCTGTTCAGCCCTCTTGGCGGGAAAGACTTAAACCAGGCGCTTCTTCTGAATAA
- the psb35 gene encoding photosystem II assembly protein Psb35: MHLLLQSAAPAAAGPHFPLAFTLVYVVGFIAAVTIGSIAWYNSKRPAGWESKDRPDFVPKVDKD, translated from the coding sequence ATGCATTTATTACTTCAATCAGCAGCACCAGCCGCAGCCGGACCACATTTCCCCTTAGCTTTTACTTTGGTGTATGTAGTAGGTTTTATTGCTGCTGTCACCATTGGCTCAATTGCTTGGTACAACTCAAAACGTCCCGCAGGTTGGGAAAGCAAAGATCGTCCTGACTTTGTACCTAAGGTTGATAAAGATTAA
- a CDS encoding TerB family tellurite resistance protein codes for MVTHSHVKKLVKILIGAAWIDGRIQPEERQYLREIAQAKGLANDPEIKPWLYELVPVQPKDCYKWVREYLGDRPSLEDCENLIEAISGLIYSDGEVGIEEARLLTTLEELSKSNESNQSAHTTLLKQIKKLYRRWVEVQN; via the coding sequence ATGGTTACTCATTCTCATGTAAAAAAATTAGTTAAAATTTTGATTGGAGCCGCTTGGATTGATGGCAGAATCCAGCCGGAAGAAAGGCAATATTTACGGGAAATCGCTCAGGCTAAAGGCTTGGCTAATGATCCTGAAATTAAACCTTGGCTGTATGAATTAGTTCCCGTACAGCCAAAAGATTGTTATAAATGGGTCAGAGAGTATCTAGGCGATCGCCCTAGTTTGGAAGATTGCGAAAATTTAATTGAAGCCATCAGCGGCTTAATTTACAGTGACGGTGAGGTAGGAATCGAAGAAGCCAGATTGCTAACAACGTTGGAGGAGTTAAGCAAGTCTAACGAGTCAAACCAATCGGCTCATACTACTTTGCTTAAACAAATTAAAAAGCTTTACCGTCGTTGGGTTGAGGTTCAAAATTAA
- a CDS encoding 16S rRNA (cytosine(967)-C(5))-methyltransferase, which produces MTNPRQLAFIALKEVHKGAYADVALDRVLQKFKLLDNDRRLMTELVYGSVRRQRTLDTIIDQLATKKTQQQPKDLRTILHLGFYQLRYQERIPVSAAVNTTVELAKENGFPGLTGFVNGLLRQYLRVAEKSSEPLNLPENPVERLGILHSFPNWIIEVWLSQLGFEETEKLCIWMNQTPTIDLRVNILRSSLEEVESAFESAGVLVKRIPHLPQALRFIGNTGAIQNLPGFHEGWWTVQDSSAQLVGYLLDPQPDDVVIDVCAAPGGKTTHIAELMGDKGKIWACDQTASRLRKLKENAQRLHLQSIEICTGDSRNLPQFYQTADCVLLDAPCSGLGTMHRHADARWRQTPTSVKELSQLQKELLSHNANFVKTGGVLVYATCTLHPTENEEVISEFLAANPHWQIESHSFDLLNSAAPGWLKVWPHQQDMDGFFMVRLRKTNNYE; this is translated from the coding sequence ATGACAAATCCCCGTCAATTAGCCTTTATTGCTCTTAAAGAAGTTCACAAAGGAGCTTATGCTGATGTTGCTTTAGACCGAGTGCTACAAAAGTTTAAGTTGCTCGATAATGACCGTCGTTTAATGACAGAATTAGTCTATGGTAGCGTGAGAAGACAACGTACCCTAGATACTATAATTGACCAACTTGCTACTAAGAAAACCCAGCAACAACCAAAAGACCTCCGCACTATTTTACATCTCGGTTTTTACCAACTGCGTTATCAAGAAAGAATACCCGTTTCTGCGGCTGTAAATACCACCGTCGAATTAGCAAAGGAAAATGGTTTTCCTGGTTTAACTGGCTTTGTCAATGGTTTATTACGTCAATATCTCCGGGTGGCAGAAAAATCCTCAGAACCACTTAATTTACCAGAAAATCCGGTAGAAAGGTTGGGAATTTTACACAGTTTCCCTAATTGGATAATTGAAGTGTGGTTATCACAATTGGGTTTTGAGGAAACCGAAAAACTTTGTATCTGGATGAATCAAACCCCGACAATTGATTTACGGGTAAATATTCTTCGTAGTTCTTTAGAAGAGGTAGAATCGGCTTTTGAGTCTGCGGGGGTTTTAGTTAAACGTATTCCCCATTTACCCCAAGCTTTACGATTCATTGGGAATACTGGTGCAATTCAAAATTTACCTGGTTTCCATGAAGGTTGGTGGACTGTTCAAGATAGTAGCGCCCAATTAGTTGGTTATTTACTTGACCCTCAACCCGATGATGTGGTGATTGATGTTTGTGCTGCACCAGGGGGGAAAACAACACATATTGCTGAGTTAATGGGAGATAAGGGCAAAATTTGGGCTTGTGATCAAACTGCTTCCCGGTTACGCAAATTAAAAGAAAATGCCCAACGTCTGCATTTACAATCTATCGAGATTTGTACAGGAGATAGCCGCAACTTACCACAATTCTACCAAACCGCTGACTGTGTATTACTTGATGCTCCTTGTTCCGGTTTGGGAACCATGCACCGTCACGCTGATGCCCGTTGGCGACAAACACCAACATCTGTAAAGGAACTTTCCCAACTACAAAAAGAATTATTATCACATAATGCAAATTTTGTCAAGACTGGTGGGGTTTTAGTTTATGCAACTTGTACACTGCATCCGACAGAGAATGAAGAAGTAATTTCTGAGTTTTTAGCAGCAAATCCCCATTGGCAAATAGAGTCTCACTCTTTTGATTTACTTAATAGTGCTGCTCCTGGTTGGTTAAAAGTTTGGCCTCATCAACAGGATATGGATGGGTTTTTTATGGTGCGCTTAAGAAAAACCAATAATTACGAGTGA
- a CDS encoding cytochrome b/b6 domain-containing protein, whose product MNRSAPYQPLLLRILHGVSGILVIGTIISGFLIYNTFDKRFGQIPLPKINPIQDIHGTFGLFFLIFLPFFALYSFHAGKRRLLQSDSIQKLTQFGKPIWWVSLQRLVNTKMLLAAVLAVISGRMMKEEWLPTGELDHIWYYLHSIAWVIMIFGLAIHILMSAKVGGVPLLLSIFSWKFRPEDSPANWYGRLRGWLDNFTNNFQREVDQFITSSLLLKMMEVIVLGGIMAAFVLPLFFSGGE is encoded by the coding sequence ATGAATCGTTCAGCACCCTATCAACCCTTGTTATTGCGAATCCTGCATGGTGTCAGTGGGATTTTAGTAATTGGCACAATTATTAGCGGGTTCTTAATTTACAATACTTTTGACAAAAGATTTGGTCAAATCCCACTTCCTAAAATTAATCCAATACAAGATATTCACGGGACATTTGGGCTATTTTTCTTAATTTTTCTGCCGTTTTTCGCTCTTTATAGCTTTCATGCTGGAAAAAGACGCTTACTACAATCAGACTCTATCCAAAAACTAACTCAATTTGGTAAACCGATTTGGTGGGTAAGCCTACAACGTTTAGTAAATACTAAAATGTTACTTGCTGCGGTTTTAGCGGTGATATCTGGCAGGATGATGAAGGAAGAATGGCTACCTACGGGAGAACTTGATCATATTTGGTATTACCTTCACTCGATAGCTTGGGTGATAATGATTTTTGGTTTAGCAATTCATATTTTGATGTCAGCTAAAGTTGGTGGTGTGCCATTATTACTATCAATATTCTCATGGAAATTCCGCCCAGAAGATAGTCCTGCTAACTGGTATGGTCGTTTGCGTGGTTGGTTGGATAATTTTACCAATAACTTTCAGAGAGAAGTTGATCAGTTTATAACGAGTAGTTTATTATTGAAGATGATGGAAGTGATTGTATTGGGGGGAATTATGGCAGCATTTGTTTTACCGTTATTTTTCTCCGGTGGTGAATAA
- a CDS encoding phosphate ABC transporter ATP-binding protein, with amino-acid sequence MSKIIPAIRVKNFSFYYDTKKIIESVSMDIPQNKITAIMGPSGCGKSTFLKSLNRMSELEGEVCIEGKVEFFGQNVYGRRVNLTRLRRQISTIYAKPNLFPMSIYDNVAYGIKLVGWHPKSELDEIVELALKSANLWEEVKNKLYKSALEISYGQQQRLCIARALAVKPQVLLIDELGAGLDPVSTMQIEELIECLRSELTIVFISHNIQQVSRLSDFTALFHYNENGLGQLLECAPTKKLLPHTIDYRIRDYASGRIR; translated from the coding sequence ATGAGTAAAATAATTCCTGCCATCAGAGTTAAAAATTTCAGTTTCTATTACGACACCAAAAAAATCATTGAAAGTGTGTCGATGGATATTCCTCAAAATAAAATTACCGCTATTATGGGTCCGAGCGGTTGTGGCAAGTCTACTTTTTTAAAATCTCTAAATCGCATGAGTGAGTTAGAAGGAGAAGTGTGTATTGAAGGAAAAGTAGAATTTTTTGGTCAAAATGTTTATGGTCGTCGTGTCAACTTAACTAGGCTACGTCGTCAAATTAGTACAATTTATGCCAAACCAAATCTCTTTCCTATGAGCATTTACGATAATGTTGCTTATGGGATAAAATTAGTAGGATGGCACCCAAAATCAGAACTAGATGAGATAGTTGAATTAGCACTAAAATCTGCTAATCTCTGGGAAGAAGTCAAAAATAAACTGTATAAATCTGCTTTAGAAATATCCTATGGACAACAACAGAGATTGTGTATTGCTCGCGCTTTAGCAGTCAAACCCCAAGTTTTGCTTATTGATGAACTTGGTGCTGGACTTGATCCTGTTTCTACGATGCAAATTGAAGAATTAATCGAGTGTTTGCGTTCTGAATTGACAATTGTTTTTATTTCTCACAATATTCAGCAAGTGTCTCGCTTATCAGATTTTACAGCTTTATTTCACTACAACGAAAATGGCCTTGGACAACTGCTAGAATGCGCCCCTACAAAGAAACTTCTGCCCCACACTATTGATTACCGCATTCGTGATTATGCATCAGGAAGGATACGTTAA
- a CDS encoding lipopolysaccharide assembly protein LapB produces MLQRLNLIVTTVMFLHLCIPLAMAENKKPEQLDKFPPSPLEITTPDPLIRGGLDKQPLTREEMQKLEISLDELNQQAVVTLQGGDKEKAFEIWNRELRLRRFLGLLAEVEALSRIGAIAWNENQRQEVKYITQRLQVIEKQILTQKSTDLELWRSLGDGYQKMRVPKLAVGVYQQILTLVRQQNDTNAELETLKTIGEIHLSWFDYSPAASTYQELLNLAQIKNDKLDEVAYLQQLVYIYEKAKQHQQGINVLNNLVSLYTDENNLTQVPSLKIAIASNYQSLSQENPNLLQAAFNNYQEAYTIAWQLQQYVTASEALQKLITLYRSQNQIDEALQTSQILLETEKLATNVYGLMQAYDQIGELYLERQDNSKALTAFQKGLELAQQLKHEEIYFTQKIDTLSKAKF; encoded by the coding sequence ATGCTACAGCGTTTAAATTTGATAGTTACGACTGTGATGTTTTTGCATTTGTGTATTCCTTTGGCAATGGCAGAAAATAAAAAGCCAGAACAACTGGATAAATTTCCTCCTAGTCCATTAGAGATTACCACACCCGATCCTTTAATCCGAGGTGGCCTAGATAAACAACCCTTAACACGGGAAGAAATGCAAAAGTTGGAGATTTCTCTAGATGAGTTAAATCAACAAGCTGTGGTGACGTTACAAGGTGGGGACAAGGAAAAGGCATTTGAGATTTGGAATCGGGAACTACGTTTGCGGCGTTTTTTAGGTTTATTGGCTGAGGTAGAAGCATTATCACGAATTGGGGCGATCGCTTGGAATGAAAATCAGCGACAGGAAGTAAAATATATTACTCAGCGCTTACAAGTAATTGAAAAGCAAATCTTGACTCAGAAAAGCACTGATTTAGAATTATGGCGATCGCTAGGTGATGGATATCAAAAAATGCGTGTTCCCAAGTTAGCTGTGGGAGTCTACCAACAAATTTTAACATTAGTGCGCCAGCAAAATGATACAAATGCCGAACTGGAAACCTTAAAAACAATTGGGGAAATTCATCTGAGTTGGTTTGATTATTCCCCAGCCGCAAGCACATATCAAGAACTGTTAAATCTAGCTCAAATAAAAAATGACAAGTTGGATGAAGTAGCGTATTTGCAACAGCTAGTTTACATTTATGAAAAAGCAAAACAGCATCAACAGGGGATAAATGTTCTCAATAATTTAGTATCTCTTTATACAGATGAGAATAATCTTACCCAAGTTCCGAGTTTAAAGATAGCGATCGCTTCCAACTATCAATCTCTCTCTCAGGAAAATCCTAATTTGCTACAAGCAGCTTTTAATAACTATCAAGAAGCTTATACAATTGCTTGGCAATTACAGCAATATGTTACTGCTAGTGAAGCTTTACAAAAGCTAATCACGCTTTACCGCTCACAAAACCAAATCGATGAAGCTTTACAAACCAGCCAGATTCTTTTGGAGACAGAAAAACTAGCAACTAACGTTTATGGATTGATGCAAGCTTATGACCAAATTGGAGAATTGTATTTAGAACGCCAAGACAATTCCAAAGCACTAACAGCTTTTCAAAAGGGACTAGAATTAGCACAACAACTTAAACATGAAGAAATATACTTTACTCAGAAAATTGATACCTTATCAAAAGCCAAATTTTAA
- a CDS encoding SDR family oxidoreductase has product MKSIADKTVLLTGATGGIGVYIAHTLAKEKATILAVSRSPEKLKKISDEVDELGGKCISFCFDISRITDLSILLNQIYEVTGTIDILINNAAIEKYRPFQHYTLEDIQSILTTNLITGMELTRLILPKMIAQNSGHIVNIASGSGKKGAPYNSIYSASKAGLIMWTDAIRQELADSSIGVSVICPGYTNAGMFHAFGLSAPSLARVSEPTEVAIAVIKAIQHNQPEVMLDGILTKLLFSNIQLFPKFGDLIFRWIGVNKLNQTCAENQMRDLEKL; this is encoded by the coding sequence ATGAAATCAATTGCAGATAAAACAGTCCTTTTAACTGGAGCGACCGGAGGAATTGGAGTATATATTGCTCATACTTTAGCCAAAGAAAAAGCCACTATATTAGCAGTATCCAGATCACCAGAAAAGCTCAAAAAAATATCTGATGAAGTAGATGAATTAGGCGGTAAATGTATTAGCTTTTGTTTTGATATTAGCAGAATTACAGACCTATCTATTTTGTTAAATCAAATTTATGAAGTTACAGGAACAATTGATATTCTAATTAATAATGCTGCCATAGAAAAATATCGACCTTTTCAGCATTATACCTTAGAAGATATTCAGTCTATATTAACTACAAATCTGATCACAGGTATGGAATTAACCAGGTTAATATTGCCGAAAATGATCGCTCAAAATAGTGGTCATATTGTAAATATTGCCTCTGGTTCTGGTAAAAAAGGAGCGCCTTATAACAGTATTTATTCAGCTAGTAAAGCTGGTTTAATTATGTGGACTGATGCAATCAGACAAGAATTAGCTGATAGTTCTATAGGGGTATCAGTTATTTGTCCAGGATATACCAATGCAGGAATGTTTCATGCTTTTGGACTGTCTGCACCTTCTTTAGCACGTGTTTCTGAACCTACAGAAGTAGCAATTGCTGTCATAAAAGCCATTCAGCACAATCAACCAGAAGTCATGCTAGATGGAATTTTAACAAAACTTTTATTTTCTAACATCCAGCTTTTTCCTAAATTTGGTGATTTAATTTTTCGGTGGATTGGTGTAAATAAACTCAACCAAACCTGTGCAGAAAATCAAATGCGTGATCTTGAAAAACTTTAA